From the genome of Burkholderia pyrrocinia:
GACCGCGCGCTCGACGCCATCGGCATCGAGCGTGACGAGTTTGACGGAGCCGGTGCCGAGGTCGATTCCGAGCAGGCGCATGACGTGACGGTGAATTCGAATGAACGGATGTCGATGATAACGGGATCGCGATGCGCGCCCCGGCTTTTGCGGTCGGCGCAGCGTCATGCGATGCAGGAAAGCCGCGGTCGGCCGCCGGGTTTCACCGGGCTGCACCTTGCGTGCAAAAGCGGCCGTTCGCGGGTTAACCCGGCGCGATTTTTCGACACCCCTTTTTGCCACTATGCGCCCTTCCCGATACACACCATAAACCAGCCGATATTTGGCACGGGGGCCGGCGCTATTTTGAAGGGCTATAAAACCGGGGAACCTCACTCCTGCGGCAGTTTCCCGATGATCGACACCCTGTTGCATGCCGAATTGGCATATCGAACCAGCAAAGAACGGAATAGTACCCAGCGCTCTTGTTGCGCGGATTCATTCCGCATAACTTCGTATCACCCCGAAAACAAGATCATGGAGTGAGACAGATGCAATCGAACACGGTCCATCCGTGCGATGAGGTGCTGCCGACCGGCAAGCTGGTAACGCTTGGCCTGCAACACGTCCTCGTCATGTACGCCGGCGCTGTCGCCGTGCCGCTTATCGTTGGCGGCGCGCTCAAGCTGCCGAAAGACCAGATCGCGTTCCTGATCAGCGCCGATCTGTTTTCGTGCGGCATCGCGACGCTGATCCAGACGCTGGGCCTGTGGATCTTCGGGATCCGCCTGCCCGTCATCATGGGCTGCACGTTCGCGGCAGTCGGCCCGATGATCGCGATCGGCACGAACCCCGGCCTCGGCATTCTCGACATCTTCGGCTCGACCATCGCGGCCGGCATCATCGGCATCGTGCTGGCGCCGATGATCGGCAAGCTGTTGCGGTTCTTCCCGCCGGTGGTCGTCGGCACCGTGATTGCCGTGATCGGGCTGTCGCTGATGGAGGTCGGCATCAACTGGGCGGCCGGCGGCGTCGGCAACCCGGAATACGGCAGCCCCGTCTATCTCGGCCTGTCGCTGCTCGTGCTCATGCTGATCCTGCTGATCAACAAGTTCGGCCGCGGCTTCATCGCGAACATCTCGGTGCTGCTCGGCATCGTCGCCGGCTTCGCGATCGCGTTCGCGATCGGCCGCGTCAACACGGAAGGCGTGTCGCTCGCGCCGTGGGTCGGCTTCGTGATGCCGTTCCACTTCGGCTGGCCGCACTTCGACCCGCTGTCGATCGCGACGATGGTCACCGTGATGTTCGTCACGTTCATCGAATCGACCGGCATGTTCCTCGCGGTCGGCGACATGGTCGATCGTCCGGTCGACCAGGATCGCCTCGTGCGCGGCCTGCGCGTCGACGGCCTCGGCACGCTGATCGGCGGCATCTTCAACTCGTTCCCGCATACGTCGTTCTCGCAGAACGTCGGCCTGATCGGCGTGACGGGCGTGAAGAGCCGGTTCGTGTGTGCAACGGGCGGCGTGATCCTCGTGCTGCTCGGCCTGTTCCCGAAGATGGCGCAGGTCGTCGCGTCGGTGCCGCCGTTCGTGCTCGGCGGCGCAGGCATCGTGATGTTCGGGATGGTGGCGGCGAACGGCATCAAGGTGCTGTCGAAGGTCGACTTCGTGAACAACAGCCACAACCTGTTCATCGTCGCCGTGAGCATCGGCATGGGCCTCGTGCCGGTCGTGTCGCCGCACTTCTTCTCGAAGCTGCCGCCCGCGCTCGCACCGATCCTGCACAGCGGCATCCTGCTGGCATCGGTAACGTCCGTGATCCTGAACATCGTGTTCAACGGCGTGAAAGGCGAAAAGGATGCGCGCTGCGACATCCGCCGCGCCGGACACGACTTCGACGGGCGTCCCGCCGACGTGCACCACTGATCGCGCCGCGCCGGACGACGGCGCAACGCGGTAACGAACAACGCCGCGGCATGCCGTGGCGTTTTGCTTGGCGGGACCATCGCGGCAACGGCGCCCTTGCTGCGCGGGCGGGTGTTTCAGGAGCAACCCGGCATCAGCTCCCGTGCAGCGCCAGCGCCAGCGCGACCTGTCGCGCGCAGGCTTCCGGCGTGGCCTTGCTGGTGTCGACAGTCACGTCATAGGTGACGCCCGCGTGCACCCGGTCGTACTGCCAGCGCGCCAGCCCCGCGACACGATCGCCCCGTTGCCGCTCCCTTTCCTCGAGGACCTCCAGCGGACAGTGGACGCCGACCATGCTGACCGTAAACGGCGCCAGCAAACGGGCGTATTCCGCTTTCTCGTCGCCCAGCAGAACGTCGTCGACAATCAGATGGTTTCCCTGGTTCGCCAGCGCGACGACGGCGTGTCGCATCCCCTGCATCGCTCGCCGGGTAACCGGCCCGCTACTTATCGATACGACATCCTTGCCGTCCTCGATGAACGACGAAAAGGTGAATCCGTCCGCATCGTTCAGGTAACGCGCGGGCAGCATGCCGAGAAACGCATCCATCTGGACATGCAGGAACGGGGTGTCCAGCATGGCCTGGAGCGCATGCGCGAGAGACGTCTTGCCTGAGCTTCCCACGCCGTTGAGCAGGATGATTCGGGGCGTTTTCATGCAGCGAGTGTACCTGCGTGCGTTGAGCCGCGTCGATCGGCGTCGCGCAACGAACTGCGTGACCGGACCCGCCGCACCGGGCATGGTTGCCGGGAAGCCGATGCGATGAAACACATCGACCGGCGCGTCGGCTCGGGCACAAAAAAAACGCCACGGACTTTCGTCCGTGGCGTTGACGTTTGCGCATACCGCCGGTTCGACGGACAGGAGCGGTCGCCCGCTCCCGCGCTGCTTCGCGCTTACCCGTTGGTTGCCGCTGCCGACGCGGGCGCAGGCGCTGCCGCCTTGTCGTAGTCGACCGGCGCGTCCGGCGCGCGCGGCGTCTCGCCGGCCTGCTGGATCCAGCCGCCACCCAGTGCGCGGTACAGCGTGACGAGGTTCGTCCAGCGCGCCAGACGCGCACTGATGAGCGTCTGCTGCGCGGAGTACAGGTCCGTCTGCGCGGTCAGCACCGACAGGTAGCTGTCGACGCCGTTCTTGTAACGCAGGTCCGACAGGTCGAAGCGCCGCTGCTGCGCATGCTCGTTGCGCTCGAGCGCGGCGATCTGCTGGTCGTACGTGCCGCGTGCAGCCAGCCCGTCCGACACTTCGCGGAATGCCGACTGGATCGCCTTCTCGTAGTTCGCGATCTCGATGCGCTTCTGCACGTGCGCGAGATCGAGATTGGCGATGTTCGAACCGCCCTCGAAGATCGGCACCGCAATACTCGGCGCAAACGACCACGCTGCCGTGCCGGCCTTGAACAGGCCGCCGAGCGTCGGGCTCGCGGTGCCGAACGCCGCCGTCAGCGAGATCTTCGGGAAGAACGCCGCGCGCGCCGCGCCGATGTTCGCGTTCGCGGCCAGCAGCGTCTGCTCGGCCTGCATCACGTCCGGACGACGCGTCAGCAGGTCCGACGGCAACCCGGCCGGCACGTCCGTCAGCAGGTTCTGCGCGTCGAGCGGCATGCCCGGCGGCAGGTCGTCCGGCAGCGGCTCGCCGATCAGCAGCACCAGCGCGTTCAGCGCCTGCGCACGCGCACGCGCCTGCGCCTGCTGGTTCGCGAGCGCCGTCTCGACGACGGTCTGCGCCTGACGCAGCTCGAGCTCGGAGCCCGTGCCGTTGTCGAACTGCAGCTTCGTCAGGTCGTACGACGCCTGCGCGGTCTTCAGCGTGTTCTCCGTGACCTTCAGCAGGTCGTCGGTCGACAGCAGCGTCAGGTACTGGTCAGCCACCTGCGACACCAGCGAGATTTCCGACGCCTGCCGCGCGTACGCGGTCGACAGGTACTGCGCGAGCGCCTGGTCCTTCAGGCTCTGCACGCGGCCGAACAGGTCGAGCTCCCACGACGCGGAAAGCCCGACGTTGTAGCTGCGCGAGATCAACGGCGCCTGCGTCGACGACACGCCGGCCGGGAAACGCTGGATGCTGCCCGTACCCGTGGCGTCGAGCGTCGGGAACAGGCCCGCGCGCGTGATCTGGTACTGCGCGCGCGCCGCCTCGATGTTCAGCACCGACACGCGCAGGTCGCGGTTGTTCTTCAGCGCGATCTCGATCAGCCGCTGCAGGCGCGGATCGACGAAGAATTCGCGCCAGCCGATGGCGGTCGCCGCCTGGCCGTTCGCGCTGCGCGCGCCGGCAGCGCCCGGCTGCGTCGCGTAGACGCCGCCGGCCGGGTACGCCTGTGCGACGGGTGCGTCGGGCCGCTTGTAATGCGGCGCCATCGTGCAGCCCGTGGCAAAGAGCGCGACCGCGATTGCAGTCAAAGCGTGTTTTTGCATCATCACTGTCCCTTGTTGCCTTCGTCGCCGTTGCCCGGCTTCTCTTCGTGCTTCGCGTGCTCCTGAGCCAGGCGCAATGCCTCGTCGGCATCTTCCCGTTCGCCGCTGAAGATCGCGCGGACCTTCACGAAGAACATCGGGATCAGGAAGATCGCGAGGAACGTCGCCGTGATCATCCCGCCGATCACGCCCGTGCCGATCGCGTGCTGGCTCCCCGAGCCCGCGCCGTTGCTGATCGCGAGCGGCATCACGCCGAGAATGAACGCCATCGACGTCATCAGGATCGGGCGCAGCCGCTGGCGCGCCGCTTCCAGTGCGGCCTCGACCGGCCCCATCTTCTCCGTCACCTGCAACTCGCGCGCGAACTCGACGATCAGGATCGCGTTCTTCGCCGACAAGCCCACGGTGGTCAACAGGCCGACCTGGAAGTACACGTCGTTCTCGAGGCCGCGCATCGTCGCCGCGAGCAGTGCACCGATCACGCCGAGCGGCACCACCATGATCACCGAGAACGGGATCGACCAGCTTTCATACAGCGCCGCGAGACACAGGAACACGACGAGGATCGAGATCGCGTACAGGATCGGCGCCTGCGAACCGGACTGGATTTCCTGGAACGACAGGCCGGTCCACGAATAGCCGATACCGACCGGCAGCTTCTTCGCGAGCCCTTCCATCGCGGTCATCGCCTGACCGGTCGACTTGCCCGGTGCGGCCTGACCCTGGATTTCCATCGCCGAGACGCCGTTATAACGCTCGAGCTTCGGCGAACCGTACGTCCAGTGACCGGTCGCGAACGCGCTGAACGGCACCATCCCGCCCGACCCGTTGCGCACGTACCAGATGTTCATGTCGTCCGGCGTCATCCGGAACGGCGCATCGGCCTGTACGTAGACCTTCTTGATCCGGCCATCGGTGTCGAGGAAGTTGTTCACGTACTTCGACGCCCATGCGATCGAGAACGTCTGGTCGATCGCATCCGCCGTCACGCCGAGCGCATTCGCCTTCTCGCGGTCGATGTCGACCTTGTACTGCGGCGTGTCGTTCAGGCCGTTCGGGCGCACGCCCTGCAGCGTCGGATCCTTCGAGGCCATCCCGAGCAACTGGTTACGCGCGGCCATCAGCGCATCGTGGCCGAGACCGGCGTTGTCCGTCAGCTCGAAGTCGAAGCCGGCGGCCGTACCGAGTTCAGGAATCGACGGCGGGTTGAACGGGATCACGATCGCGTCCTTGTAGCCCGCATAGCGCCCGAACATCCGGCCGATCAGTGCCTGCACCTTCTGGTTTGCATGCTGACGCTGCGAGTAGTCCTTCAGACGCACGAACACAAGACCGGAGTTCTGGCCGCGACCCGCGAAGCTGAAGCCGTTGACCGTGAACGCCGATTCGACGATTTCCTTCTCGTCCTTCAGCAGGTAGTCGGAAATGTTCGCCAGCGTCTTCGCGGTCGTTTCCTGCGTCGAACCCGACGGCGTCTGCACGATCACGAACATCAGGCCCTGGTCTTCATCGGGCAGGAACGACTTCGGCAGGCGCACGAACAGCAGGCCGACCCCGACGATCACGGCCAGGTAGATGATGAGCCAGCGGCCCGAGCGCTTGATCACGTGATGCACGCCGACGTGGTACTTGTCGCGGCTGTTGTTGAACGTGCGGTTGAACCAGCCGAAGAAACCCTTCTTCTCTTCGTGATGCCCTTGCGGGATCGGCTTCAGGATCGTCGCGCACAGTGCCGGCGTCAGAATCAACGCGACGAGCACCGACAGCACCATCGCCGTCACGATCGTCAGCGAGAACTGACGATAGATCGCGCCGACCGAACCGCCGGAGAACGCGACCGGCACGAACACGGCCGACAGCACGAGCGCGATGCCGACGAGTGCGCCGGTGATCTGGCCCATCGCCTTGCGGGTTGCCTCCTTCGGTGACAGGCCCTCTTCCGCCATCACGCGCTCGACGTTCTCGACCACCACGATCGCATCGTCGACCAGCAGGCCGATCGCGAGCACGAGGCCGAACATCGACAGCGTGTTGATCGAGAAGCCCACCAGCGACATGACTGCGAACGTGCCGAGCAGCACGACCGGCACCGCGATCGTCGGGATGATCGTCGCCCGCAGGTTCTGCAGGAACAGATACATCACGAGGAACACCAGCACGATACCTTCGAGCAGCGTCTTGACCACTTCCTCGATCGACAGCTTCACGAACGGCGTCGTGTCGTACGGATACTTCACGACGAGGCCGTGCGGGAAGAACGGTGCCAGCTCGTCGATCTTCGCGCGCACGGCCTTCGCGGTCGCGAGCGCGTTCGCGTTGGTCGCGAGCTGGATACCGAGTGCCGCGGTCGGCTGACCGTTGTACTTCGTGTCGAAGTTGTAGTTCTCGCCGCCGAGCTCAAGCTTCGCGACGTCCTTCAGGCGCACCTGCGAGCCGTCCTGGTTGACCTTCAGCAGGATGTTGCCGAACTGCTCGGGCGTCTGCAGCAGCGTCGATTCGGTGATCGTCGCCTGCAGCATGGTACCCGGCTTCGCCGGCGTGCCGCCGATCTGGCCGCCCGCGATCTGCACGTTCTGCGCGGTGATCGCGGAGCTCACGTCGACCGGCGTGAGGCCGTAGTTCGTCAGGCGGTTCGGGTCGAGCCAGATCCGCATCGCGTACTGCGAGCCGAACAGCGTGACGGTACCGACGCCGTTCAACCGGCTGATCGGATCCTTCACGTGCGACGCCACGAAGTTCGCGAGGTCGTACTTGTTCATGCTGCCGTCTTCGGAGTTGAAGGCGAGCACCAGCAGGAAGCTGCTGCTCGACTTCGTCACCGACAGGCCGAGCTGCTGCACGACCTGCGGCAGAACCGGCGTCGCGAGCGACAGCTTGTTCTGCACCTGGACCTGTGCGATGTCGGCGTTGGTGCCCGGCGCGAAGGTCAGCGTGATCGTCGCGTTGCCCGAGTCGTCACTCGTCGACGACATGTACAGGAAGTTGTCGAGACCGCTCATCTGCTGCTCGATCACCTGCGTCACCGTGTCTTCCACCGTCTTTGCGGAAGCGCCCGGGTAGTTCGCGGTGATCTGGATCGATGGCGGCGCGATCGTCGGATACTGCGAGATCGGCAGCGTGAAGATCGCCGCGACCCCGGCCAGCATCAGGATGATGGCGATCACCCACGCGAAGATCGGGCGATCGATAAAAAACTTTGCCATGAAACAGGCTCCCTGTTATTGCGCGCTCGAAGCAGCGGCAGCGCTCGCCGGCGCGGCGCCCGATGCGGCGGCACCGGAAGCAGCAGCGGCGCCGGAACCGGCGGCAGCCGGTGCGGCGGTTGCGGCGGCAGCGCCCGATGCGGCATCGGCCGCCGATGCGAGCTGCGCCGGCACCGACTTCACGGTCGCACCCGGGCGTACCTTCTCGCCGCCCTGCACGATCACGTGATCGCCCGCTGCCAGACCGCCTTCGACGATCCAGTTCTGGCCCTGCATGCCCGTCGTCTTCAGCGGACGCGGCTCGACCTTGTTGCCGGCGTTCACCACCATCGCGATCGCCTGGCCCTTCTGGTCATGCGTGACACCGATCTGCGGCACCAGGAACGCGTTCTCGTTCACGCCTTGCTCGATCCGCGCGCGCACGAACATCCCCGGCAGCAGCACGCGGCCCGGGTTCGGGAAGACCGCACGGATCGTCACCGAGCCGGTGGCCTGGTCGACCGTCACGTCCGAGAACTGCAGCTTGCCCGGCTCCGCATAGGTCTTGCCGTCCTCGAGGATCAGCGACACCTTCGCCGCGCCCGGGCCGCTCGTCTTCAGGCGGCCGCTCTGCACGTCCTGGCGCAGCTTCAGGCCTTCGAGGCTCGATTGCGTGAGGTCCACGTACACCGGATCGAGCTGCTGCACCGTCGACATCAGCGTCGCCTGGCTCGCCTGCACGTACGCGCCCGGCGTCACTTGCGAAATGCCGACGCGGCCGGTGATCGGCGAGACCACGTCCGTGTAGCCGAGGTTGATCTGCGCGGTGTCGACCGCCGCCTTGCCGGCCGCGACGTCCGCCGCGGCCTGCCCTTGCGTGGCCACCGCGTTGTCGTAGTCCTGCTTGCTGACCGCGTTCGCGGCCACCAGCACCTTGTAGCGCGCGACCAGCGCGTTCTGCGTGACGAGGTTCGCCTGCGCCTTCGCGAGCGTCGCCTTCGCGCTGTTCAGCGCGGCGAGATACGGCGCCGGATCGATCTTGTAGAGACGCTGGCCGGCCTTGACGTCGGTGCCTTCGGTAAATTCACGACGCAGCACGATGCCGTCGACCCGCGCGCGGACCTGCGCAACGAGGAACGCGCTGGTGCGGCCCGGCAGCTCGCTGAAGACCGGTACGGCTTGCGGCTGGACGGTGACGACGCCGACTTCCGGCGTTTGCGGCGGCGGTGCCGATTCTTTTTTTCCGCATGCAGCCAGGAAAACCGCGGCTGCCGCGACAGTGATCAAGCGGTATGGAACCCGTTCGACGCGCATGGAGCGACCTCTGTGTGTAACCAATGGAATAAGTGCAGCACCCGACGGGAGCGCAACACGGATGCGCCTCGCGGCGCAGATCGAACACCTGAATTACTGGACTGCTGGATACAGCACGTCGGCACGAAACCTCCATGCCGACGGGATGCAGCGAACTGCGGACTGGTACTTAGGGCGGGAATCAGCAGAGTGGGATATTAACTGATTGCCACTTGGGTCATTCGATCGTAGGGTGGTATTGTATATACATTCACGAATGTATGTAAAAAGCCCGTTTGTGTCGCCGCGGCTGTCCAGTCTTACGAATTATTACCAATCGCAAGCATAGCCCGTCCCCTTGGCGACGACGAGGGTTATAGACCCTATATTCACCTACGATCGATCCAATCAGGCCTGCACATGGTCAGACGTACCAAGGAGGAGGCGCTCGAGACGCGCAATCGCATTCTCGATGCCGCCGAACACGTGTTCTTCGAGAAGGGCGTGTCGCACACGTCGCTCGCGGACATCGCCCAGCACGCCGGCGTCACGCGCGGCGCGATCTACTGGCATTTCGCGAACAAGAGCGAGCTGTTCGACGCGATGTTCGACCGCGTGTTCCTGCCGATCGACGAGCTGAAGCGGATGCCGCTCGACGCGCCGGGCGGCAATCCGCTCGAGAAGATCCGCAAGATCCTGATCTGGTGCCTGCTCGGCGTGCAGCGCGACTCGCAGTTGCGGCGCGTGTTCAGCATCCTGTTCATGAAGTGCGAGTACGTCGCGGACATGGAGCCGCTGCTGCAGCGCAACCGCGCGGGAATGAGCGAGGCACTGCACGCGATCGACGCCGATCTCGCGGTGGCCGTCCGGCAGAAGCTGCTGCCCGATCGGCTCGACACGTGGCGCGCGACCCTGATGCTGCACACACTCGTCAGCGGCTTCGTGCGCGACATGCTGATGCTGCCCGACGAGATCGACGCCGAGCGGCATGCAGAAAAGCTCGTCGACGGCTGCTTCGACATGCTGCGCTACAGCCCGGCGATGCTGAAGGAAGGCGACTGACGGCGCGGCGGTTGCCCGCGCGCCGTTTCATTTTTATCGATTGCCGAGCCCGGCCGCACCGCGGCCGCGGCAACGCCCTGCCCGCCACCCCATATCCCCGGCCGGCTCAGGCCGCCTTCGGGCGATGCGTGCGGGCCCGCCGGTTCGACGCGGCCACCGAATCGCGCTTGGGCATCGGTGCGCCGGCCAGTCCCGCGATCCACGCGTCGGTCGACATCACGGCCGCGAAGTTCGACTGGAACACCACCGTGTACGAACGGTGTATCTCTTCGGCGCTCGCCGAGCCCGCTTCGTTCTCGTACGGCAACGCGCCGGTCGCATCGTCCAGGTACTCGACGTTCAGTCCCGCATGCGCCGCGTGATAGACCGTCGACGCATTGCAGTTGTGCGTCATGTAGCCGGCCACCGCGAGCGTGTCGATCCCGCGCGCGTCGAGCCATGCGGCAAGATCGGTCCCGGCAAACGAACTCGCCTGCGCCTTCTCGATCAGGTGAGCGTACGGCCGGCCGGCGACGACCGCGTGCAGCGCAACGCCGTCGGTGCCGGGCGCGAAGATCGGCGCGCCGGCCGGCGCGACGTGCTGGACGACGATCACGGGCACGCCGGCCGCATGCGCGGCGTCGATCGCGCGGCCGATGTTCGCGAGCGACACGTCGATCGGCGGATACTCGATCGGCAGGTTGCCCGTCACGTATTCGTTCTGGACGTCGATCACGATCAGCGCGCGGCGGGAAGCGGGATGGGAAGCGGAATGCGGGGCGGTGTTCGACATGGCGAGCTCCTGTCCTGACGCGCGGCCCCGCCCCGGAACGGGACGGCCAGCGGCGCGATGCGATGCATTGTCGGGCCGCATCGCCCGTGCAGATAGTGGCCCGATAGCCATTCTTCGATAGAATCGGGCCATCGCCATTCCGGAGCCCGCCATGACCGCCGCCGCGTCACCCGCGTCGCCCGCCCCGACCGTCGTCGCCGTGATCGCATACGACGGCATCAGCCCGTTCCACCTGTCGGTGCCGTCCGTCGTGTTCGGCAAGGAACGCGACGCGGCCGCGTCGCCCGTGTTCGAATTCCGCGTCTGCTCGACCGAGCGCGGCCCGCTCGCGACGACGGGCGGCTTCACGATCACCGCGCCGTACGGGCTCGACGCACTCGACGACGCGGACATCGTCATCGTGCCGGCGTGGCGCGACCCGGACGAAGCGCCGCCCGACGAACTGCTCGACGCCGTGCGCGCGGTCGCCGCACGCGGTGCGCAACTCGTCGGGCTGTGCCTCGGCGCATACGTGCTCGCCGCGGCCGGCCTGCTCGACGGCCGCCCGGCCACCACGCACTGGGCGTGGGCCGACGACTTCGCGCAACGCTTTCCGCGCGTGAAACTCGATCCCGACGTGCTGTACGTCGACGACGGCAACCTGATGACGTCGGCCGGCACGGCCGCGGGGCTCGACTGCTGCCTGCACGTCGTGCGGCGGCGCTTCGGCTCGGACGCTGCGAACCAGATCGCGCGCCGCCTCGTGATCCCGCCGCACCGCCAGGGCGGGCAGGCGCAGTACGTGCCGCAGCCCGTCGCCGCGCACCCGCGCGATGCGCGGCTCGCGGGCCTGCTCGACTGGGTGCGCGCACACCTCGACGCCGCGCACAGCGTCGATTCGCTCGCCGAACGCGTGCTGATGAGCCGGCGCACGTTCACGCGCCACTTCCGCCAGGCGACCGGCACGACCGTTACCGCATGGCTGCAGGCCGAGCGGCTCGCGCGCGCGCAGCATCTGCTGGAAACCACCGGACAATCGATCGACGCGATCGCGCAGGCGGCCGGCTACGGGTCGAGCGTGTCGCTGCGCCAGCATTTCGCGGGCGTGCTCGGCACGTCGCCGTCTGCGTATCGAAGGGAATTTCGCGGCGCCGGAGCCGGTGCCGATGCCGATGCGGGGCAGTAATGTGCGCCGCGGGCGCAGCGGGCGGATCGCGAAGCGAAACCGGCGGTGTTCAGCCGGTCTGCCGCTCAGCCGCCGTTGATCCAGCGTGCCGCATAAAGCAGCAGCGCGACGAACACGATCATCGCCACCCATGCCCAGACGGGCACCGTGCCGGAACCGCGATGATGCAGCGCGCTGGCAGCACGCCCGGTCAGCGCGCCGCCGAGGTGCGGCGGCAGCGGACGCTTCGTCGCGGCCATCAACGACGCCGGCCGCAGGAACACATGCTGGCGCCGCTGCGCGGCCGGGTTCGCGCGATTCGGCGCGAGACCGTGCTTCGCCTGCACGACCGCGCAGAACTCGC
Proteins encoded in this window:
- a CDS encoding nucleobase:cation symporter-2 family protein, coding for MQSNTVHPCDEVLPTGKLVTLGLQHVLVMYAGAVAVPLIVGGALKLPKDQIAFLISADLFSCGIATLIQTLGLWIFGIRLPVIMGCTFAAVGPMIAIGTNPGLGILDIFGSTIAAGIIGIVLAPMIGKLLRFFPPVVVGTVIAVIGLSLMEVGINWAAGGVGNPEYGSPVYLGLSLLVLMLILLINKFGRGFIANISVLLGIVAGFAIAFAIGRVNTEGVSLAPWVGFVMPFHFGWPHFDPLSIATMVTVMFVTFIESTGMFLAVGDMVDRPVDQDRLVRGLRVDGLGTLIGGIFNSFPHTSFSQNVGLIGVTGVKSRFVCATGGVILVLLGLFPKMAQVVASVPPFVLGGAGIVMFGMVAANGIKVLSKVDFVNNSHNLFIVAVSIGMGLVPVVSPHFFSKLPPALAPILHSGILLASVTSVILNIVFNGVKGEKDARCDIRRAGHDFDGRPADVHH
- a CDS encoding chloramphenicol phosphotransferase CPT family protein produces the protein MKTPRIILLNGVGSSGKTSLAHALQAMLDTPFLHVQMDAFLGMLPARYLNDADGFTFSSFIEDGKDVVSISSGPVTRRAMQGMRHAVVALANQGNHLIVDDVLLGDEKAEYARLLAPFTVSMVGVHCPLEVLEERERQRGDRVAGLARWQYDRVHAGVTYDVTVDTSKATPEACARQVALALALHGS
- a CDS encoding efflux transporter outer membrane subunit — encoded protein: MMQKHALTAIAVALFATGCTMAPHYKRPDAPVAQAYPAGGVYATQPGAAGARSANGQAATAIGWREFFVDPRLQRLIEIALKNNRDLRVSVLNIEAARAQYQITRAGLFPTLDATGTGSIQRFPAGVSSTQAPLISRSYNVGLSASWELDLFGRVQSLKDQALAQYLSTAYARQASEISLVSQVADQYLTLLSTDDLLKVTENTLKTAQASYDLTKLQFDNGTGSELELRQAQTVVETALANQQAQARARAQALNALVLLIGEPLPDDLPPGMPLDAQNLLTDVPAGLPSDLLTRRPDVMQAEQTLLAANANIGAARAAFFPKISLTAAFGTASPTLGGLFKAGTAAWSFAPSIAVPIFEGGSNIANLDLAHVQKRIEIANYEKAIQSAFREVSDGLAARGTYDQQIAALERNEHAQQRRFDLSDLRYKNGVDSYLSVLTAQTDLYSAQQTLISARLARWTNLVTLYRALGGGWIQQAGETPRAPDAPVDYDKAAAPAPASAAATNG
- a CDS encoding efflux RND transporter permease subunit → MAKFFIDRPIFAWVIAIILMLAGVAAIFTLPISQYPTIAPPSIQITANYPGASAKTVEDTVTQVIEQQMSGLDNFLYMSSTSDDSGNATITLTFAPGTNADIAQVQVQNKLSLATPVLPQVVQQLGLSVTKSSSSFLLVLAFNSEDGSMNKYDLANFVASHVKDPISRLNGVGTVTLFGSQYAMRIWLDPNRLTNYGLTPVDVSSAITAQNVQIAGGQIGGTPAKPGTMLQATITESTLLQTPEQFGNILLKVNQDGSQVRLKDVAKLELGGENYNFDTKYNGQPTAALGIQLATNANALATAKAVRAKIDELAPFFPHGLVVKYPYDTTPFVKLSIEEVVKTLLEGIVLVFLVMYLFLQNLRATIIPTIAVPVVLLGTFAVMSLVGFSINTLSMFGLVLAIGLLVDDAIVVVENVERVMAEEGLSPKEATRKAMGQITGALVGIALVLSAVFVPVAFSGGSVGAIYRQFSLTIVTAMVLSVLVALILTPALCATILKPIPQGHHEEKKGFFGWFNRTFNNSRDKYHVGVHHVIKRSGRWLIIYLAVIVGVGLLFVRLPKSFLPDEDQGLMFVIVQTPSGSTQETTAKTLANISDYLLKDEKEIVESAFTVNGFSFAGRGQNSGLVFVRLKDYSQRQHANQKVQALIGRMFGRYAGYKDAIVIPFNPPSIPELGTAAGFDFELTDNAGLGHDALMAARNQLLGMASKDPTLQGVRPNGLNDTPQYKVDIDREKANALGVTADAIDQTFSIAWASKYVNNFLDTDGRIKKVYVQADAPFRMTPDDMNIWYVRNGSGGMVPFSAFATGHWTYGSPKLERYNGVSAMEIQGQAAPGKSTGQAMTAMEGLAKKLPVGIGYSWTGLSFQEIQSGSQAPILYAISILVVFLCLAALYESWSIPFSVIMVVPLGVIGALLAATMRGLENDVYFQVGLLTTVGLSAKNAILIVEFARELQVTEKMGPVEAALEAARQRLRPILMTSMAFILGVMPLAISNGAGSGSQHAIGTGVIGGMITATFLAIFLIPMFFVKVRAIFSGEREDADEALRLAQEHAKHEEKPGNGDEGNKGQ
- a CDS encoding efflux RND transporter periplasmic adaptor subunit; translated protein: MRVERVPYRLITVAAAAVFLAACGKKESAPPPQTPEVGVVTVQPQAVPVFSELPGRTSAFLVAQVRARVDGIVLRREFTEGTDVKAGQRLYKIDPAPYLAALNSAKATLAKAQANLVTQNALVARYKVLVAANAVSKQDYDNAVATQGQAAADVAAGKAAVDTAQINLGYTDVVSPITGRVGISQVTPGAYVQASQATLMSTVQQLDPVYVDLTQSSLEGLKLRQDVQSGRLKTSGPGAAKVSLILEDGKTYAEPGKLQFSDVTVDQATGSVTIRAVFPNPGRVLLPGMFVRARIEQGVNENAFLVPQIGVTHDQKGQAIAMVVNAGNKVEPRPLKTTGMQGQNWIVEGGLAAGDHVIVQGGEKVRPGATVKSVPAQLASAADAASGAAAATAAPAAAGSGAAAASGAAASGAAPASAAAASSAQ
- a CDS encoding TetR family transcriptional regulator, whose translation is MVRRTKEEALETRNRILDAAEHVFFEKGVSHTSLADIAQHAGVTRGAIYWHFANKSELFDAMFDRVFLPIDELKRMPLDAPGGNPLEKIRKILIWCLLGVQRDSQLRRVFSILFMKCEYVADMEPLLQRNRAGMSEALHAIDADLAVAVRQKLLPDRLDTWRATLMLHTLVSGFVRDMLMLPDEIDAERHAEKLVDGCFDMLRYSPAMLKEGD
- a CDS encoding cysteine hydrolase family protein, which codes for MSNTAPHSASHPASRRALIVIDVQNEYVTGNLPIEYPPIDVSLANIGRAIDAAHAAGVPVIVVQHVAPAGAPIFAPGTDGVALHAVVAGRPYAHLIEKAQASSFAGTDLAAWLDARGIDTLAVAGYMTHNCNASTVYHAAHAGLNVEYLDDATGALPYENEAGSASAEEIHRSYTVVFQSNFAAVMSTDAWIAGLAGAPMPKRDSVAASNRRARTHRPKAA